The genomic DNA AATAAGAGATTATAGGGGGGGGGGTAGATCATCAGCTAGAGAAACAGTTTGTAGAGTAGTTGCAGGATCTATAGCTAAGCAAATAATAAAAAATATTAAGATAATATCTTATGTTTCTAGTGTAGGAGATATATCAGTAAATATACCTTATCAAAAATTAGATTTATCAATAGAATCAATAGAAAAAAGTGCTGTAAGATGTCCTGATCCATATACATCAAAAAAAATGATTGAAAAAATTAAAAGTATTAAAAATAATGGAGATACAATAGGAGGAACTATTACTTGTATTATTAAAAATATTCCATCAGGAATTGGAGAACCAGTTTTTAATAAATTACATGCAGAATTAGGAAAAGCCATGTTATCTATTAATGCAGTAAAAGGTTTTGAATATGGAAGTGGTTTCAATGGAACTAAATTAACTGGTTCTGAACATAACGATTTATTCATATCAGAAAAAAAAACTAAAACAAATTTTTCTGGAGGTATACAAGGTGGAATTTCAAATGGAATGGATATTTATTTCAAAATAGCGTTTAAACCTGTAGCTACCATTATGAAAAAACAAAAAACTATCGATAAATCAGGAAATTTTGTTTATTTAAAAGGAGTAGGAAGACATGATCCATGTGTTTTACCTAGAGCAGTACCTATTGTTGAATCAATGACTGCTTTAGTTATTGTAAATTATTGGATGTATAAAAAACTATCTAAATATAATAATAAATAAAAAATATAGATTGAATAAAAAATTATTAATATCTATAGTAGGTCCGACCTGTGTTGGAAAAACGGATTTATCTTTATTTTTAGCTAAAAATTTAAAAACAGAAATTTTGTCTAATGATTCAAGACAGTTTTATAAAGAATTGAAAATAGGTACATGTCCTCCTACTATAAAAGAATTAAAATCAATACCTCATCATTTTATTGGAAATAAAAATGTTTATCAAGATTACAATGCAAGATTATTTGAAATAGATTTTTTAAATAAAATTAAAATTTTATTTAAAAAATACAATATATTAATTATGGTAGGGGGGTCAGGGTTATATGAAAAAGCAGCATTAGAAGGTTTATCTTTTATCCCTAAAATAGATATGAACATAAGAAATGAATTAATATTTAATTTTAAAAAAAATGGGATAAAATTCTTACAAAAAGAATTAAAAATATTATATGAAAAAAATATATGTAACAATATAGATTTGAATAACCCAATACGTTTAATTAGGTATATAGAAATAATAAAATCTACTGGAAAATCTCCATCATTTTTTTTTAAAAAAAAAAATAAAAAAAGAAATTTTCATATTCTAAAAATAGGTCTTTATTTAAATAAAGAAATTATTCATTACAATATTAATAATAGAGTTAATAATATGATAAAAAATGGGTTATTATATGAAGCTGAAAAACTTTATTCACTTTATTTTAATAAAAATTTAAAAAGTTTACAAACCATAGGTTATAAAGAAATTTTCCATTTTTTTGATAAAAAAAATAAATTAAAATTTGATCAGATTATTTACCAAATTAAGTCTAATACCAACAAATACGCAAAAAGACAATTAACTTGGTATAAAAAAAATAAAAATATTAAATGGTATAATCCATATGAAAAATATAATATATTAAATTTTATAGAAAAAAAATATGGGCAATACTGGATTTGAACCAGTGACCTCCTGCTTGTAAAACAGATGCTCTAAACCAAACTGAGCTAATTGCCCTACTGCAAAATGCAAAATACAGTCAAATTTAAATAAAAAAAATTATAATAATTTAAAAATTTCATATACAATAAATGTACTGCCGCATATCAATATTAAATCATTTTTTTTAGATAATTTTTTAGCAGAAAAAAATGCTGACTTAACAGAATAAAAAAAATTAAATTTTTCATTCTTTATAAAAATTTTTTTTATTAAAATCTTTAGTTTATTTATATCATATTTTCTTTCTATAGAAGGTTGACAAAAATAATAATATGAATCATGAGGAAAAAATTTAATAAATGAACTAACCTTTTTATCTTTTACAAATCCTAATACTAAATGTAAATTTTCATATGATTCCTTTTTCAATTGAAGATTAACCATTTTTATTCCATTTTTATTATGAGCTATATCACAAATGATTTTAGGATATTTTTTTTTTATTATACTCCAACGTCCTTTAAAATTTGTATTTTTTTTAATATTAATTAATCCCTTGTTAATAGAATTATTAGATATTAAAAAATTTTTTTTATTTAAAATATCTATAGTATATAATACCAAATTTTTATTAATATTTTGATAAATAATTTTATCAAAAAAATTATTATTTATTTTTATTGACTTAAAATTTTTTTTTAAAAAAAAATAAATAGGAGAATTATTTTTTAAAGAAAATTTAAAAAAAAATTTTTTAACAATATCAGAAATATCTTCTCCTATTACTACAGGAACAGTTTTTTTTATAATTCCAGCTTTTTCAAAAGCTATTTTCAATTCATTATCGCCTAAAGATTCTGAATGATCTATGCTAATATTAGTAATAATAGAAATAATTGGATTTATAATATTAGTTGAATCTAATCTACCTCCCATTCCAACTTCAATAACAGCTATATCAATTTTTTTTTCTCTAAAATATTGAAATGCCATTGCTGTATTCATTTCAAAAAATGAAATAGATTCTTTTTCCAAAAAAGATTTATTTTGTTTAATAAAATCTACAACAAAACTTTTGTCTATATAATTTCCATTACAAGAAATTCTTTCTCTAAAATCCATTAAATGAGGAGATGTAAATGAACCTACTTTATATCCTTCTTCTATAAGAATAGAATATAACATATTAGTAGTAGATCCTTTACCATTTGTTCCCCCAACATGAATACTATCAAATGATTTTTGAGGATTTCCAAGATATCTACATAAGTTAATAATTCTTTCTAATCCAGGTTTATATGATAAATTATTTAAACCAATTTTTTGATAAGATGGTATTTTTTGTAATATCCAATCAATAGTTTCTAAATAATTCAATTGTAAACTTTAAAAATTGTTATAACAAAAATATATTTTTTTTTAAAAAAAATTAACTAAATTTAGTCTAGAAAACTAATATTTTAAATAAAAATAAAATCTTATTTACATTTTATAGAAAAAATAATAGAAGAAGATATAAAAAAAGGTTTTCCTAAATGTAAAATAAAATTTAGATTTCCACCTGAACCAAATGGAGTATTACATATTGGACATGTAAAAGCTATTTATCTAAATTTTAAATTAGGAATTAAATATAATTCTCCTGTTAATTTAAGATTTGACGATACTAATCCTAATAAAGAAAGTAAAAAATTTATAGAGTCTATTAAAGATGATATTTTATTTTTAGGATTTAAATGGGATCTAGAAAGTTATGCTTCAGATTATTTTAATAATCTTTATAATTGGGCTAAAATTTTAATAAAAAATAATTATGCATATATAGATGATCAACCAAAAAATATAATAAAATTTCAAAGAAAAAATTATTTTGAGTCAGGAATTAATAGTAATAATAGAAATAGATCTTCTGAAGAAAATTTATTCTTGTTTGAAAAAATGAAAAATGGTTTTTTTGAAGAAGGATTTTGTGTATTAAGAGCTAAAATTGATATGAGTTCCTCGAATATAAATATGAGAGATCCTATAATGTATAGAATTATAAAAAAAAAACATTATAAAACTGGATATGATTGGTGTATTTATCCTACTTACGATTGGGCTCATGGTCAATGTGATTATATTGAACAAATATCTCATTCCCTATGTTCATTAGAATTTGAAAATAAACGTCCGTTATACAATTGGTTTATAAAAAAAATATATAATAATAAAAATATTAAACCAAAACAAATAGAATTTTCAAGACTTAATTTAAGTCATACTATAACTAGTAAAAGAAAAATACAATATTTAATTAATAATAAGATTATTAAATCTTGGGATGATCCTAGATTATCAACAATATCTGGTTTACGTAAGAGAGGGTATACTTCTATATCTATAAAAAATTTTATTGAAAAAGTAGGAATTTCAAAAAGAAATAATATTATTGATAAATCTTTATTAGAATTCTTTATTAGAAATCATTTAAATAAAATAACACCTAGGATTATGGTCATAATGAATCCATTAAAAATTATAATTACTAATTATCCTGATAATTATGTAGAATGGATAAATGCAGAAAACAATCCTGTAAATATTAATTTAGGATTTAGAAAAATCCCTTTTTCTAAAAATTTATATATAGAATTTGATGATTTTTTAGAAAAAAAAAGAGATGAATTTTTCCGACTTTATATAGGAAATGAAGTAAGATTAAAAAATGCTTATATTATAAAAGCACATTCAGTAAAAAGAAATAATAAAGGAATCATAAAAGAAATATATTGTACTTATGATCCATTTAGCAAATCAACAAAATCAAAAAATAATAAAAAACGTAATAAAAGAATAAAAAGTACTTTACATTGGGTTTCTATATCACATGCATTTCTTATAAAAATAAATTTATATAATACACTTTTTTTAAAAAAGAATCCAGATCATATAAATAATATTATATACAAAAATATAAATTTAGAATCTTTAAAAAAGATAATAGGATATGCTGAACCTCATTTAAAAAATATAGCTAAAATAGGTAGTCATATACAATTTCAAAGGAATGGATATTTTTATGTAGAAAAGACTAATAATTTAATAACCTTTAACAAAACAGTTTCATTAAAAAAAAAATAACAATAAAAATTTTTTAAGGTATATCTATATGAATATTTTCATATTCTTTTAATCCAGTTCCTGCAGGTATTTTATGTCCTACAATAACATTTTCTTTTAATCCATGTAAATAATCAGTTTTACTACTTATCGCAGCTTCGCTTAAAACTTTAGTTGTTTCTTGAAATGAAGCTGCAGAAATAAATGATTTTGTTTGTAATGCTGATCTTGTAATTCCTTGTAATATTGGTCTAGCTGTTGCTGGTATTACATTTCTTATTTTCATTATTTTTTTATTATTATATTTTAATATTGCATTTTCATTTCTAAAATCTCTATAACTAACCATAGTTCCTTGTTTAAAAATCTCAGACTCCCCAGAATTTTCTATAATTTTTAATTGAGAAATTCTATCATTTTCTTCTATAAAATCATCTTTATATTCAATATTTCCCTCTAAAAATTTAGAGTCTCCAGATTCTATTACTTCTACTTTTCTCATCATTTGTAAAACAATGACTTCAAAATGTTTATCATTAATCTTAACTCCTTGTAATCTATATACTTCTTGTATCTCTTTAATTAAATATTCTTGAACAGCTCTAGGACCTCTGATGTTAAGAATATCATTTGGAGTTATTGCTCCATCTGATAAAGGAACTCCTGCTTTAACATAATCATTTTCTTGAACAAGAATTTGATTAGTTAATTTAACTAAATATTTCTTAATATCTCCATTTTTAGATTCTACAATAATTTCTCTATTACCTCTTTTTATTTTTCCATGACTAACAATTCCATCTATTTCCGATACTACAGCAGGATTAGATGGATTACGTGCTTCAAATAATTCAGATAAACGAGGTAATCCTCCGGTAATATCTCCTGATTTAGCAGATTTTCTAGGAACTTTTACTAAAATTTTTCCTATTTCAATTTTTTCCCCATCAGCTACCATTAAATGAGCGCCTACAGGTAGATTATATATTTTTAATTCATCATTATTATTATGAATATCAATAATTTTCAATGTTGGAATTAGATTTTTATTTCTTACTTCAGTAATAACTTTTTCTTGAAATCCTGTTTGTTCATCTACCTCTACTTGAAAAGTAACCCCTTGTTCTAAATGTTGATAAGATATTTTTCCAGAAAATTCTGCAATTATTACTGCATTATATAAATCCCATTTACATATAATATCCCCATTTTTTACAAAATCCCCATTTTTAACATATAAATATGCTCCATATGGTATATTATTTATCATTAAAATTGATGATTTATCATTATTTAATAATTTCATTTCTGTTGTTCTTGATACAACTATATCAATTTCTTTTGAGTTTTTATTAACCTTAACAGTTTTTAAATCTTCTAACTCTATAAATCCATCATATTTACTAATTATTTGAGATGATTCTGTTATATTACCTGCAGTACCACCTACATGAAAAGTTCTTAAAGTTAATTGAGTTCCAGGTTCACCAATAGATTGAGCTGCTATAACTCCTACTGCCTCTCCTTTTTGTACTATTTTTCCTGTTGATAAATTTCTACCATAACATTTAGCACA from Blattabacterium cuenoti includes the following:
- the miaA gene encoding tRNA (adenosine(37)-N6)-dimethylallyltransferase MiaA, with translation MNKKLLISIVGPTCVGKTDLSLFLAKNLKTEILSNDSRQFYKELKIGTCPPTIKELKSIPHHFIGNKNVYQDYNARLFEIDFLNKIKILFKKYNILIMVGGSGLYEKAALEGLSFIPKIDMNIRNELIFNFKKNGIKFLQKELKILYEKNICNNIDLNNPIRLIRYIEIIKSTGKSPSFFFKKKNKKRNFHILKIGLYLNKEIIHYNINNRVNNMIKNGLLYEAEKLYSLYFNKNLKSLQTIGYKEIFHFFDKKNKLKFDQIIYQIKSNTNKYAKRQLTWYKKNKNIKWYNPYEKYNILNFIEKKYGQYWI
- a CDS encoding bifunctional folylpolyglutamate synthase/dihydrofolate synthase → MNYLETIDWILQKIPSYQKIGLNNLSYKPGLERIINLCRYLGNPQKSFDSIHVGGTNGKGSTTNMLYSILIEEGYKVGSFTSPHLMDFRERISCNGNYIDKSFVVDFIKQNKSFLEKESISFFEMNTAMAFQYFREKKIDIAVIEVGMGGRLDSTNIINPIISIITNISIDHSESLGDNELKIAFEKAGIIKKTVPVVIGEDISDIVKKFFFKFSLKNNSPIYFFLKKNFKSIKINNNFFDKIIYQNINKNLVLYTIDILNKKNFLISNNSINKGLINIKKNTNFKGRWSIIKKKYPKIICDIAHNKNGIKMVNLQLKKESYENLHLVLGFVKDKKVSSFIKFFPHDSYYYFCQPSIERKYDINKLKILIKKIFIKNEKFNFFYSVKSAFFSAKKLSKKNDLILICGSTFIVYEIFKLL
- the aroC gene encoding chorismate synthase, giving the protein MAGNIFGSLFRVSTFGESHGKALGGIIDGCPSGLKIDLKKIQIELNRRRPGQSSIVTSRNELDKVNFLSGIFNGKTTGTPIGFIIYNNDYKPKDYHHIKNIYRPSHSDFSYEEKYGIRDYRGGGRSSARETVCRVVAGSIAKQIIKNIKIISYVSSVGDISVNIPYQKLDLSIESIEKSAVRCPDPYTSKKMIEKIKSIKNNGDTIGGTITCIIKNIPSGIGEPVFNKLHAELGKAMLSINAVKGFEYGSGFNGTKLTGSEHNDLFISEKKTKTNFSGGIQGGISNGMDIYFKIAFKPVATIMKKQKTIDKSGNFVYLKGVGRHDPCVLPRAVPIVESMTALVIVNYWMYKKLSKYNNK
- the glnS gene encoding glutamine--tRNA ligase codes for the protein MKIKSYLHFIEKIIEEDIKKGFPKCKIKFRFPPEPNGVLHIGHVKAIYLNFKLGIKYNSPVNLRFDDTNPNKESKKFIESIKDDILFLGFKWDLESYASDYFNNLYNWAKILIKNNYAYIDDQPKNIIKFQRKNYFESGINSNNRNRSSEENLFLFEKMKNGFFEEGFCVLRAKIDMSSSNINMRDPIMYRIIKKKHYKTGYDWCIYPTYDWAHGQCDYIEQISHSLCSLEFENKRPLYNWFIKKIYNNKNIKPKQIEFSRLNLSHTITSKRKIQYLINNKIIKSWDDPRLSTISGLRKRGYTSISIKNFIEKVGISKRNNIIDKSLLEFFIRNHLNKITPRIMVIMNPLKIIITNYPDNYVEWINAENNPVNINLGFRKIPFSKNLYIEFDDFLEKKRDEFFRLYIGNEVRLKNAYIIKAHSVKRNNKGIIKEIYCTYDPFSKSTKSKNNKKRNKRIKSTLHWVSISHAFLIKINLYNTLFLKKNPDHINNIIYKNINLESLKKIIGYAEPHLKNIAKIGSHIQFQRNGYFYVEKTNNLITFNKTVSLKKK